The genomic window TGTGTTTGCGCCCGTGCCGGAAGCGAAGCTGATCGTGGCGGTGATTTGTCAGGGCATCGCGGATGCGGCTGCAGTCGAGGATTACACCCGGCGCAGGGCGTATCAGTTTCTGCTGGGCAGCGATCTCGACCATCTCGCAGACCTCGTCGAACTCAACCCGGAATTCGTCAGAGAGGTGGCGCGCCGGGCGCGCTATCTCACCACACAGAAAACGCCGAAACCTAAAAAACGAACCAGAAAGTCAGGTGCAAGATGATGGATTTCAACGATACGATTGCTCAAGCGAGCCCAAGCCGCGAAGTAGAACGCGAGGAGATTCGGCAGGCGTTGCTCGTCCAACTGGAGTCGGTGCTGTTCACACTGCTTCCCGCTGGCAAGAAGCGTCACGGCAAGTTTCACATCGGCGATGTGCTGGGCAGCCCCGGCGACAGTCTGGAGATCGTGCTCACTGGTGAGAAAGCCGGTCTGTGGACCGACCGTGCCGAAGGCAGTGGCGGCGACATCTTCGATCTGATTGCTCGACACCATGGCTGCGATGTGCACAACGATTTCGCCAGCGTCCTGCAACATGCGCGTGATCTGGTAGGCCGCGCGCCTGCCCTGCCTGCCCGTAAAACCAAGCGCGAAGCACCGGTCGACGATCTCGGTCCTGCCACTGCCAAATGGGACTATCAGGATGCAGCTGGCAATCTGATTGCAGTGGTCTATCGCTACGACCCACCCGGTCGCCGCAAGGAGTTCCGTCCATGGGATGCCAAGCGTCGCAAGATGTCGCCACCCGATCCGCGCCCGCTCTACAACCAACCTGGCATCGCTGCGTCCAGCACCGTGGTACTGGTCGAAGGCGAAAAATGCGCGCAGGCACTGATCGTGATCGGCCTGTGCGCCACCACCGCGATGCACGGGGCCAAAGCTCCAGTCGATAAAACCGACTGGTCGCCACTCACCGGCAAGTCGGTCGCCATCTGGCCGGACAAGGATAAGCCGGGCTGGGAATATGCACAGTCGGCCTCGCAGGCTGTGCTGGCGGCGGGGGCAATATCGTGCTCCATTCTGCTGCCACCCGAAGATCGTCCGGAAGGCTGGGATGCGGCGGACGCGATTACCGAAGGACTCGATGTTGCGGCATTCATTGCCAGCGGCCCGCGCATTGAAATGCACCTGCCTGATGACGAGCATGACTCTGATGATGCGGACGGTCAGGAGCAAACCGAGCAGACGGTATGGGGCACCGAGGATGCACTGGCGCTTTCCTTCACCCGTCGCTATCAGCGCGACTGGCGTTATGTCGCAGCATGGGGCAAGTGGCTGATGTGGGACGGTCAGCGCTGGCGTACCGAGGACACCTTGGCGGCAACCGATCTGATCCGCCATGTCTGCCGCCATGCCGCCGTGCGTTCGGACAATCCCAGAGTGGCCGCCAAACTAGCCGGTTCAAGCACGATCGGTGGTGTGGAACGTCTTGCCCGTGCCGACCGTCGTCATGCGGGCAACACGGAAGAGTGGGATGCCGACATCTGGTTGCTGAACACGCCCGGAGGTGTCGTCGATCTGCGCACGGGACGAATGCGGGCGCATTGCCGGGAAGACCGGATGACCAAGATCACCACCGCCATGCCCAAGGGCGACTGCCCGACATGGAAGGCGTTTTTAGCTGATGTGACTGGCAACGATCCGGAGCTGATGAGCTACCTGCAACGCATGGCGGGTTACGGCATGACTGGCGTCAGCAGCGAACATGCGCTGTTCTTCCTGTACGGCACGGGAGCCAACGGCAAGAGCGTTTTCCTGAATGTCCTCTCCACGATTCTGGGTGACTACGCGGCAAATGCACCGATGGACACCTTCATGGAAACACGCTCCGACCGGCACCCCACCGATCTGGCCGGATTGCGTGGAGCGCGTTTCGTGTCGGCGACCGAAACCGAACAGGGACGTCGCTGGAATGAATCCAAGATGAAGGAAATCACCGGTGGCGACCGGGTATCCGCACGCTTCATGCGGCAGGACTTTTTTACGTTCATTCCACAATTCAAGCTCTTCATCGCGGGAAATCATAAACCGTCGATTCGCAATATTGACGAGGCGATGAAACGCCGCATGCATCTGGTGCCCTTCACCGTCACGATTCCGGCAGAACGGCGTGACGGGAATCTGACCGTGAAGTTGCTCAGGGAACGCGACGGCATTCTGGCATGGATGCTCGAAGGTTGCCTTGCATGGCAAAAGGAAAAACTCGTTCGCCCCGAGAAAGTGATCGCCGCCACCGACGAGTACTTCGAAGCGGAAGACTCGATTGGCCGCTGGCTCGAGGAACGTTG from Ferriphaselus amnicola includes these protein-coding regions:
- a CDS encoding phage/plasmid primase, P4 family is translated as MMDFNDTIAQASPSREVEREEIRQALLVQLESVLFTLLPAGKKRHGKFHIGDVLGSPGDSLEIVLTGEKAGLWTDRAEGSGGDIFDLIARHHGCDVHNDFASVLQHARDLVGRAPALPARKTKREAPVDDLGPATAKWDYQDAAGNLIAVVYRYDPPGRRKEFRPWDAKRRKMSPPDPRPLYNQPGIAASSTVVLVEGEKCAQALIVIGLCATTAMHGAKAPVDKTDWSPLTGKSVAIWPDKDKPGWEYAQSASQAVLAAGAISCSILLPPEDRPEGWDAADAITEGLDVAAFIASGPRIEMHLPDDEHDSDDADGQEQTEQTVWGTEDALALSFTRRYQRDWRYVAAWGKWLMWDGQRWRTEDTLAATDLIRHVCRHAAVRSDNPRVAAKLAGSSTIGGVERLARADRRHAGNTEEWDADIWLLNTPGGVVDLRTGRMRAHCREDRMTKITTAMPKGDCPTWKAFLADVTGNDPELMSYLQRMAGYGMTGVSSEHALFFLYGTGANGKSVFLNVLSTILGDYAANAPMDTFMETRSDRHPTDLAGLRGARFVSATETEQGRRWNESKMKEITGGDRVSARFMRQDFFTFIPQFKLFIAGNHKPSIRNIDEAMKRRMHLVPFTVTIPAERRDGNLTVKLLRERDGILAWMLEGCLAWQKEKLVRPEKVIAATDEYFEAEDSIGRWLEERCVRKDTAKSLTAELFSDWKRWADDSGEFAGSQRRFSDLLLTRGLEKWRNNSGIRGFQGIGLRELPTDRRMPYAEN